Proteins encoded by one window of Cervus canadensis isolate Bull #8, Minnesota chromosome 18, ASM1932006v1, whole genome shotgun sequence:
- the ACD gene encoding adrenocortical dysplasia protein homolog isoform X4: MARFGGLVLRPWIRELVLGSEALSSPRAGQLLKVLLEAKAQSPSGVPEPPDTEAMLLISDGTHSIRCLVTGEALNASDWEEKEFGFRGTEGRMLLLRDCKVRVQVAEGDTLLNEVEVDQEHQKALVRLAESCLMLAGPDTAAPITPWAASRCRTTGEAVYTVSSLRLHISENDQQILSSLGPSQRAQGPERSPSHLALQDLSLSLISSPPSSPSSSGTPALPSQLLSKENSASVSLLPPLPLAAPDPVQKGSSLPPGSPHPSYVPNTPLLSCTPSLSRPGRAPSVPQAHVSRAQKPSLEFKELGLPPKTWQHSPRTRTTEGALESSCVWDPPERHRDGSAFQYEYKPPCPSLCAQVQAARLPPQLVAWALHFLMEPQPDSELTQV; this comes from the exons ATGGCACGTTTTGGGGGCCTGGTCCTGCGACCCTGGATTCGAGAGCTGGTTCTAGGGTCAGAGGCACTCTCAAGCCCTCGGGCGGGGCAGCTGCTCAAG GTACTGCTGGAGGCCAAGGCCCAGAGCCCGTCCGGTGTCCCTGAGCCGCCCGACACGGAGGCTATGCTGCTTATATCCGACGGGACCCACAGTATCCGATGCCTAGTGACGGGTGAGGCCCTGAACGCCTCAGACTG GGAGGAGAAGGAGTTCGGCTTCAGAGGGACAGAAGGCCGGATGCTGCTGCTGCGGGACTGCAAGGTCCGCGTCCAGGTCGCCGAGGGAGACACG CTTCTGAATGAGGTAGAGGTGGACCAGGAGCATCAGAAGGCATTAGTGCGCCTGGCTGAGAGCTGTCTGATGCTGGCAGGTCCTGACACAGCAGCCCCCATCACCCCCTGGGCTGCCTCTCGCTGCAGAACCACG GGAGAAGCTGTGTACACTGTCTCCAGCCTACGGCTGCACATCTCTGAGAATGACCAGCAAATCCTGAGCTCTCTGGGCCCAAGTCAGAGGGCACAGG gccctgagCGATCCCCATCACACCTGGCTCTGCAGGACCTGTCGCTGAGTCTGatctcctcccctccttcttcACCCAGTTCCTCAG GAACCCCTGCCTTACCCAGCCAGCTGCTGTCAAAGGAGAACAGTGCCAGCGTCAGCCTTCTGCCTCCTCTGCCCTTGGCTGCTCCAGACCCAGTGCAGAAGGGCAGCTCCCTGCCCCCCGGGTCCCCACATCCCAGCTATGTACCCAACACCCCACTCCTGAGCTGCACCCCAAGCCTGTCACGCCCTGGCCGTGCCCCCAGTGTACCCCAGGCCCATGTAAGCAGGGCCCAGAAACCTAGCCTGGAATTCAAAGAGCTTGGGTTACCCCCCAAGACCTGGCAGCATTCTCCAAGGACAAGAACCACCGAGGGAGCCCTGGAGTCCAGCTGTGTCTGG GACCCCCCAGAGAGGCATCGTGATGGTTCTGCCTTCCAGTATGAGTACAAGCCACCTTGCCCCTCCCTGTGTGCCCAGGTCCAGGCTGCCAG GCTCCCTCCCCAGCTCGTGGCCTGGGCCTTGCACTTTCTGATGGAGCCACAGCCAGACTCTGAACTGACCCAGGTGTGA
- the ACD gene encoding adrenocortical dysplasia protein homolog isoform X2 produces MARFGGLVLRPWIRELVLGSEALSSPRAGQLLKVLLEAKAQSPSGVPEPPDTEAMLLISDGTHSIRCLVTGEALNASDWEEKEFGFRGTEGRMLLLRDCKVRVQVAEGDTPAEFYLQVDSFALLPTEQPREQVTGCNEDPDVRKKLYDCLEEHLSESTSSNAGPDTAAPITPWAASRCRTTGEAVYTVSSLRLHISENDQQILSSLGPSQRAQGPERSPSHLALQDLSLSLISSPPSSPSSSGTPALPSQLLSKENSASVSLLPPLPLAAPDPVQKGSSLPPGSPHPSYVPNTPLLSCTPSLSRPGRAPSVPQAHVSRAQKPSLEFKELGLPPKTWQHSPRTRTTEGALESSCVWDPPERHRDGSAFQYEYKPPCPSLCAQVQAARLPPQLVAWALHFLMEPQPDSELTQV; encoded by the exons ATGGCACGTTTTGGGGGCCTGGTCCTGCGACCCTGGATTCGAGAGCTGGTTCTAGGGTCAGAGGCACTCTCAAGCCCTCGGGCGGGGCAGCTGCTCAAG GTACTGCTGGAGGCCAAGGCCCAGAGCCCGTCCGGTGTCCCTGAGCCGCCCGACACGGAGGCTATGCTGCTTATATCCGACGGGACCCACAGTATCCGATGCCTAGTGACGGGTGAGGCCCTGAACGCCTCAGACTG GGAGGAGAAGGAGTTCGGCTTCAGAGGGACAGAAGGCCGGATGCTGCTGCTGCGGGACTGCAAGGTCCGCGTCCAGGTCGCCGAGGGAGACACG CCTGCGGAGTTCTACCTCCAGGTGGACAGCTTCGCTCTGCTGCCCACGGAACAACCCCGGGAACAGGTGACTGGTTG CAACGAGGACCCAGATGTGCGGAAAAAGCTCTATGACTGCTTGGA GGAGCACCTTTCAGAGTCCACCTCCTCCAATGCAG GTCCTGACACAGCAGCCCCCATCACCCCCTGGGCTGCCTCTCGCTGCAGAACCACG GGAGAAGCTGTGTACACTGTCTCCAGCCTACGGCTGCACATCTCTGAGAATGACCAGCAAATCCTGAGCTCTCTGGGCCCAAGTCAGAGGGCACAGG gccctgagCGATCCCCATCACACCTGGCTCTGCAGGACCTGTCGCTGAGTCTGatctcctcccctccttcttcACCCAGTTCCTCAG GAACCCCTGCCTTACCCAGCCAGCTGCTGTCAAAGGAGAACAGTGCCAGCGTCAGCCTTCTGCCTCCTCTGCCCTTGGCTGCTCCAGACCCAGTGCAGAAGGGCAGCTCCCTGCCCCCCGGGTCCCCACATCCCAGCTATGTACCCAACACCCCACTCCTGAGCTGCACCCCAAGCCTGTCACGCCCTGGCCGTGCCCCCAGTGTACCCCAGGCCCATGTAAGCAGGGCCCAGAAACCTAGCCTGGAATTCAAAGAGCTTGGGTTACCCCCCAAGACCTGGCAGCATTCTCCAAGGACAAGAACCACCGAGGGAGCCCTGGAGTCCAGCTGTGTCTGG GACCCCCCAGAGAGGCATCGTGATGGTTCTGCCTTCCAGTATGAGTACAAGCCACCTTGCCCCTCCCTGTGTGCCCAGGTCCAGGCTGCCAG GCTCCCTCCCCAGCTCGTGGCCTGGGCCTTGCACTTTCTGATGGAGCCACAGCCAGACTCTGAACTGACCCAGGTGTGA
- the ACD gene encoding adrenocortical dysplasia protein homolog isoform X5 produces MARFGGLVLRPWIRELVLGSEALSSPRAGQLLKVLLEAKAQSPSGVPEPPDTEAMLLISDGTHSIRCLVTGRRRSSASEGQKAGCCCCGTARSASRSPRETRNEDPDVRKKLYDCLEEHLSESTSSNAGPDTAAPITPWAASRCRTTGEAVYTVSSLRLHISENDQQILSSLGPSQRAQGPERSPSHLALQDLSLSLISSPPSSPSSSGTPALPSQLLSKENSASVSLLPPLPLAAPDPVQKGSSLPPGSPHPSYVPNTPLLSCTPSLSRPGRAPSVPQAHVSRAQKPSLEFKELGLPPKTWQHSPRTRTTEGALESSCVWDPPERHRDGSAFQYEYKPPCPSLCAQVQAARLPPQLVAWALHFLMEPQPDSELTQV; encoded by the exons ATGGCACGTTTTGGGGGCCTGGTCCTGCGACCCTGGATTCGAGAGCTGGTTCTAGGGTCAGAGGCACTCTCAAGCCCTCGGGCGGGGCAGCTGCTCAAG GTACTGCTGGAGGCCAAGGCCCAGAGCCCGTCCGGTGTCCCTGAGCCGCCCGACACGGAGGCTATGCTGCTTATATCCGACGGGACCCACAGTATCCGATGCCTAGTGACGG GGAGGAGAAGGAGTTCGGCTTCAGAGGGACAGAAGGCCGGATGCTGCTGCTGCGGGACTGCAAGGTCCGCGTCCAGGTCGCCGAGGGAGACACG CAACGAGGACCCAGATGTGCGGAAAAAGCTCTATGACTGCTTGGA GGAGCACCTTTCAGAGTCCACCTCCTCCAATGCAG GTCCTGACACAGCAGCCCCCATCACCCCCTGGGCTGCCTCTCGCTGCAGAACCACG GGAGAAGCTGTGTACACTGTCTCCAGCCTACGGCTGCACATCTCTGAGAATGACCAGCAAATCCTGAGCTCTCTGGGCCCAAGTCAGAGGGCACAGG gccctgagCGATCCCCATCACACCTGGCTCTGCAGGACCTGTCGCTGAGTCTGatctcctcccctccttcttcACCCAGTTCCTCAG GAACCCCTGCCTTACCCAGCCAGCTGCTGTCAAAGGAGAACAGTGCCAGCGTCAGCCTTCTGCCTCCTCTGCCCTTGGCTGCTCCAGACCCAGTGCAGAAGGGCAGCTCCCTGCCCCCCGGGTCCCCACATCCCAGCTATGTACCCAACACCCCACTCCTGAGCTGCACCCCAAGCCTGTCACGCCCTGGCCGTGCCCCCAGTGTACCCCAGGCCCATGTAAGCAGGGCCCAGAAACCTAGCCTGGAATTCAAAGAGCTTGGGTTACCCCCCAAGACCTGGCAGCATTCTCCAAGGACAAGAACCACCGAGGGAGCCCTGGAGTCCAGCTGTGTCTGG GACCCCCCAGAGAGGCATCGTGATGGTTCTGCCTTCCAGTATGAGTACAAGCCACCTTGCCCCTCCCTGTGTGCCCAGGTCCAGGCTGCCAG GCTCCCTCCCCAGCTCGTGGCCTGGGCCTTGCACTTTCTGATGGAGCCACAGCCAGACTCTGAACTGACCCAGGTGTGA
- the ACD gene encoding adrenocortical dysplasia protein homolog isoform X1, translated as MARFGGLVLRPWIRELVLGSEALSSPRAGQLLKVLLEAKAQSPSGVPEPPDTEAMLLISDGTHSIRCLVTGEALNASDWEEKEFGFRGTEGRMLLLRDCKVRVQVAEGDTPAEFYLQVDSFALLPTEQPREQVTGCNEDPDVRKKLYDCLEEHLSESTSSNAGLSLSQLLNEVEVDQEHQKALVRLAESCLMLAGPDTAAPITPWAASRCRTTGEAVYTVSSLRLHISENDQQILSSLGPSQRAQGPERSPSHLALQDLSLSLISSPPSSPSSSGTPALPSQLLSKENSASVSLLPPLPLAAPDPVQKGSSLPPGSPHPSYVPNTPLLSCTPSLSRPGRAPSVPQAHVSRAQKPSLEFKELGLPPKTWQHSPRTRTTEGALESSCVWDPPERHRDGSAFQYEYKPPCPSLCAQVQAARLPPQLVAWALHFLMEPQPDSELTQV; from the exons ATGGCACGTTTTGGGGGCCTGGTCCTGCGACCCTGGATTCGAGAGCTGGTTCTAGGGTCAGAGGCACTCTCAAGCCCTCGGGCGGGGCAGCTGCTCAAG GTACTGCTGGAGGCCAAGGCCCAGAGCCCGTCCGGTGTCCCTGAGCCGCCCGACACGGAGGCTATGCTGCTTATATCCGACGGGACCCACAGTATCCGATGCCTAGTGACGGGTGAGGCCCTGAACGCCTCAGACTG GGAGGAGAAGGAGTTCGGCTTCAGAGGGACAGAAGGCCGGATGCTGCTGCTGCGGGACTGCAAGGTCCGCGTCCAGGTCGCCGAGGGAGACACG CCTGCGGAGTTCTACCTCCAGGTGGACAGCTTCGCTCTGCTGCCCACGGAACAACCCCGGGAACAGGTGACTGGTTG CAACGAGGACCCAGATGTGCGGAAAAAGCTCTATGACTGCTTGGA GGAGCACCTTTCAGAGTCCACCTCCTCCAATGCAG GTCTTTCACTGTCCCAGCTTCTGAATGAGGTAGAGGTGGACCAGGAGCATCAGAAGGCATTAGTGCGCCTGGCTGAGAGCTGTCTGATGCTGGCAGGTCCTGACACAGCAGCCCCCATCACCCCCTGGGCTGCCTCTCGCTGCAGAACCACG GGAGAAGCTGTGTACACTGTCTCCAGCCTACGGCTGCACATCTCTGAGAATGACCAGCAAATCCTGAGCTCTCTGGGCCCAAGTCAGAGGGCACAGG gccctgagCGATCCCCATCACACCTGGCTCTGCAGGACCTGTCGCTGAGTCTGatctcctcccctccttcttcACCCAGTTCCTCAG GAACCCCTGCCTTACCCAGCCAGCTGCTGTCAAAGGAGAACAGTGCCAGCGTCAGCCTTCTGCCTCCTCTGCCCTTGGCTGCTCCAGACCCAGTGCAGAAGGGCAGCTCCCTGCCCCCCGGGTCCCCACATCCCAGCTATGTACCCAACACCCCACTCCTGAGCTGCACCCCAAGCCTGTCACGCCCTGGCCGTGCCCCCAGTGTACCCCAGGCCCATGTAAGCAGGGCCCAGAAACCTAGCCTGGAATTCAAAGAGCTTGGGTTACCCCCCAAGACCTGGCAGCATTCTCCAAGGACAAGAACCACCGAGGGAGCCCTGGAGTCCAGCTGTGTCTGG GACCCCCCAGAGAGGCATCGTGATGGTTCTGCCTTCCAGTATGAGTACAAGCCACCTTGCCCCTCCCTGTGTGCCCAGGTCCAGGCTGCCAG GCTCCCTCCCCAGCTCGTGGCCTGGGCCTTGCACTTTCTGATGGAGCCACAGCCAGACTCTGAACTGACCCAGGTGTGA
- the ACD gene encoding adrenocortical dysplasia protein homolog isoform X3, producing MARFGGLVLRPWIRELVLGSEALSSPRAGQLLKVLLEAKAQSPSGVPEPPDTEAMLLISDGTHSIRCLVTGRRRSSASEGQKAGCCCCGTARSASRSPRETRNEDPDVRKKLYDCLEEHLSESTSSNAGLSLSQLLNEVEVDQEHQKALVRLAESCLMLAGPDTAAPITPWAASRCRTTGEAVYTVSSLRLHISENDQQILSSLGPSQRAQGPERSPSHLALQDLSLSLISSPPSSPSSSGTPALPSQLLSKENSASVSLLPPLPLAAPDPVQKGSSLPPGSPHPSYVPNTPLLSCTPSLSRPGRAPSVPQAHVSRAQKPSLEFKELGLPPKTWQHSPRTRTTEGALESSCVWDPPERHRDGSAFQYEYKPPCPSLCAQVQAARLPPQLVAWALHFLMEPQPDSELTQV from the exons ATGGCACGTTTTGGGGGCCTGGTCCTGCGACCCTGGATTCGAGAGCTGGTTCTAGGGTCAGAGGCACTCTCAAGCCCTCGGGCGGGGCAGCTGCTCAAG GTACTGCTGGAGGCCAAGGCCCAGAGCCCGTCCGGTGTCCCTGAGCCGCCCGACACGGAGGCTATGCTGCTTATATCCGACGGGACCCACAGTATCCGATGCCTAGTGACGG GGAGGAGAAGGAGTTCGGCTTCAGAGGGACAGAAGGCCGGATGCTGCTGCTGCGGGACTGCAAGGTCCGCGTCCAGGTCGCCGAGGGAGACACG CAACGAGGACCCAGATGTGCGGAAAAAGCTCTATGACTGCTTGGA GGAGCACCTTTCAGAGTCCACCTCCTCCAATGCAG GTCTTTCACTGTCCCAGCTTCTGAATGAGGTAGAGGTGGACCAGGAGCATCAGAAGGCATTAGTGCGCCTGGCTGAGAGCTGTCTGATGCTGGCAGGTCCTGACACAGCAGCCCCCATCACCCCCTGGGCTGCCTCTCGCTGCAGAACCACG GGAGAAGCTGTGTACACTGTCTCCAGCCTACGGCTGCACATCTCTGAGAATGACCAGCAAATCCTGAGCTCTCTGGGCCCAAGTCAGAGGGCACAGG gccctgagCGATCCCCATCACACCTGGCTCTGCAGGACCTGTCGCTGAGTCTGatctcctcccctccttcttcACCCAGTTCCTCAG GAACCCCTGCCTTACCCAGCCAGCTGCTGTCAAAGGAGAACAGTGCCAGCGTCAGCCTTCTGCCTCCTCTGCCCTTGGCTGCTCCAGACCCAGTGCAGAAGGGCAGCTCCCTGCCCCCCGGGTCCCCACATCCCAGCTATGTACCCAACACCCCACTCCTGAGCTGCACCCCAAGCCTGTCACGCCCTGGCCGTGCCCCCAGTGTACCCCAGGCCCATGTAAGCAGGGCCCAGAAACCTAGCCTGGAATTCAAAGAGCTTGGGTTACCCCCCAAGACCTGGCAGCATTCTCCAAGGACAAGAACCACCGAGGGAGCCCTGGAGTCCAGCTGTGTCTGG GACCCCCCAGAGAGGCATCGTGATGGTTCTGCCTTCCAGTATGAGTACAAGCCACCTTGCCCCTCCCTGTGTGCCCAGGTCCAGGCTGCCAG GCTCCCTCCCCAGCTCGTGGCCTGGGCCTTGCACTTTCTGATGGAGCCACAGCCAGACTCTGAACTGACCCAGGTGTGA
- the ACD gene encoding adrenocortical dysplasia protein homolog isoform X6, translated as MPSDGEEKEFGFRGTEGRMLLLRDCKVRVQVAEGDTPAEFYLQVDSFALLPTEQPREQVTGCNEDPDVRKKLYDCLEEHLSESTSSNAGLSLSQLLNEVEVDQEHQKALVRLAESCLMLAGPDTAAPITPWAASRCRTTGEAVYTVSSLRLHISENDQQILSSLGPSQRAQGPERSPSHLALQDLSLSLISSPPSSPSSSGTPALPSQLLSKENSASVSLLPPLPLAAPDPVQKGSSLPPGSPHPSYVPNTPLLSCTPSLSRPGRAPSVPQAHVSRAQKPSLEFKELGLPPKTWQHSPRTRTTEGALESSCVWDPPERHRDGSAFQYEYKPPCPSLCAQVQAARLPPQLVAWALHFLMEPQPDSELTQV; from the exons ATGCCTAGTGACGG GGAGGAGAAGGAGTTCGGCTTCAGAGGGACAGAAGGCCGGATGCTGCTGCTGCGGGACTGCAAGGTCCGCGTCCAGGTCGCCGAGGGAGACACG CCTGCGGAGTTCTACCTCCAGGTGGACAGCTTCGCTCTGCTGCCCACGGAACAACCCCGGGAACAGGTGACTGGTTG CAACGAGGACCCAGATGTGCGGAAAAAGCTCTATGACTGCTTGGA GGAGCACCTTTCAGAGTCCACCTCCTCCAATGCAG GTCTTTCACTGTCCCAGCTTCTGAATGAGGTAGAGGTGGACCAGGAGCATCAGAAGGCATTAGTGCGCCTGGCTGAGAGCTGTCTGATGCTGGCAGGTCCTGACACAGCAGCCCCCATCACCCCCTGGGCTGCCTCTCGCTGCAGAACCACG GGAGAAGCTGTGTACACTGTCTCCAGCCTACGGCTGCACATCTCTGAGAATGACCAGCAAATCCTGAGCTCTCTGGGCCCAAGTCAGAGGGCACAGG gccctgagCGATCCCCATCACACCTGGCTCTGCAGGACCTGTCGCTGAGTCTGatctcctcccctccttcttcACCCAGTTCCTCAG GAACCCCTGCCTTACCCAGCCAGCTGCTGTCAAAGGAGAACAGTGCCAGCGTCAGCCTTCTGCCTCCTCTGCCCTTGGCTGCTCCAGACCCAGTGCAGAAGGGCAGCTCCCTGCCCCCCGGGTCCCCACATCCCAGCTATGTACCCAACACCCCACTCCTGAGCTGCACCCCAAGCCTGTCACGCCCTGGCCGTGCCCCCAGTGTACCCCAGGCCCATGTAAGCAGGGCCCAGAAACCTAGCCTGGAATTCAAAGAGCTTGGGTTACCCCCCAAGACCTGGCAGCATTCTCCAAGGACAAGAACCACCGAGGGAGCCCTGGAGTCCAGCTGTGTCTGG GACCCCCCAGAGAGGCATCGTGATGGTTCTGCCTTCCAGTATGAGTACAAGCCACCTTGCCCCTCCCTGTGTGCCCAGGTCCAGGCTGCCAG GCTCCCTCCCCAGCTCGTGGCCTGGGCCTTGCACTTTCTGATGGAGCCACAGCCAGACTCTGAACTGACCCAGGTGTGA